The Cynocephalus volans isolate mCynVol1 chromosome 5, mCynVol1.pri, whole genome shotgun sequence genomic sequence CAGACTCCTGCAAgataagacagattaacaagagaaaaacaaacattagttattaatttatcttttgaTGGCTGCCCAGCACAAACATTACTTTATTAACATGTATATGGCATATATACATGGGAAACACCCAGGGAATGAGTAATTCTCAAAGAGGTGGCTTTGAACTCCAGCTTATGTAgcatctttgaaaagaaaaagtaactttttagaaaagagacaagacaaaggaaaagggacTAAGTCTTTAGGGGTGGCAATGTGGGGGAAGGCAAATAAAAGGCAGATGACAGCTAGTTTGTAAAGCTTGTCATATAGATTCCTATGGTGCATCTCCAGGCCCATAAGGGTGATAGTTGTCTTCAGTGGTTAACATTTGCTCCCCTGAGGTAAGAGGTGCAGGATaccttttgtttttataaatctgTGTCCTGCTTTCAGGCAAACAGAGGGAGTACAGAGAGTTTTCCCTGCATCTGCTCCTTCTAAATTGCCTTCAACAATCCTTATGccaaagaggcatattttggggtggcatattttAGTCTCACACACAATAAAAAGCTCCAGATCAACTTCAATTTTCAAGGTCTGAGTagcacaaaacagaaagaaaagtgggCCCTAATTTTTATACTGAAGCataattgagactaaaaataaagcagaacCTGCTCAAATgggagacagacacaaagactCCTGTTTAACTCCTCTCAGGGCCTTGCATCTCATTCAGAGCAAAAGCCAAATTCCTTACAGTGGCCTATGTGGAAGACCAGAATATGCCATCCCAAAATATGAAAGATTGTTGAACTGAAGGCAGGTAGGAAGCAGACACAGGAAAGCTCTCTGCCATTCCtctatttgcctaaaagcaggacatagatttataaagataaaagttATCCTGTCCCACCCACCCCCTTTACCACGAAGAACAAAGGTTAACCACTGAAGACAACTTTCACTCTTACAGGTCTGGAAGTGCGCCAGAGGAATCTACAAGGgaacttgaaaaagttcatggaaagattctgtAAAATACAAATTATGGGATGCCATTGTTTTGAACTAAGTTCCTGTACTAGGCACCAAAAGagcagaataaaaatcaaaatggagtcacccctgctaagttccataTCACCAAACTTAAACAAATTTGTGGTCTGATCTTCTGAGAAACAAGGAGAGATAATAGCcagtttcccaaacaggccagtttaaatcttcaataggcatgatAAGGTCctctttaatccttacaaaaaaaggatagcctgaagtaacTTGAGGTTAATCAGtcattttttattgttccatTTCCCTGTCCcaaccttacaaggaaagtaactttgaaatgaccaatctgttttttgttctttatttctgctttcctcagccttttctgtctaaaaccaacctcctctgttGGACTTATCAGAACTTATTCTATTTTACGTCAAGGAACgaagtgttgcccaattctagaatcgtAATTAAGCCAATTAAAATCTTTACAATTGTAATTTTACCCTTTGGcaatttgtattatcctttaattctatttttccaagaacttttctGAAGTGCCCTTGCACATAAGATTTGCTAAGCTAGCCTTCATCTGCCATTTATTTGCCTTCCCCCCAAGATGCTGCCCTTAGAGACTcagtctttttcctttgtcttgtcacttttCTAAAAAGTTACTTATGTTTGTTGAATATGCTATGTGAGGTAGAATTCAAAGTGGTGTCTCCATGTGCATTTATTAACAtgtaaaatttatacattttaataaatttgtatatttttctctcGTTAATCCGTGTTTTGTTACAGGAGCCCATTTCTACAAAGAATCTATAGGAGTGTTAAAGAAAATTAGTCTTCCCCTATACCTACAAGCCCCTACATGATATGACTTCCTTTTGTTTCTCCAGTTTCCTCTCCTGTTGTCCTCTGCTCATTCCACATAGCCACCCTGGTAGCTTAGTGTTACCGGGTGGCATATACAGGTTCTTGATCCATGAAAGAAGAATCTTTCATGGActggcaaaaggaaaggaagaaagggactGAGAATTAGAACACaatagggctttattaccaagAGAAAGTACCTGCCAAAGTGCACAGGCATCTCcaccagagagagacacacatgcCCCCAACCTTCTCCATCCTCTCCGTCCCACTTGCAGACTCGTAATGGCCGACCTCTACCTCTCCTATTCCACCTGGTGCACCGACCCTGGCCAATCCAGTCTGAGTATTTATGTGCAGCCTCCCCGGGGTGCGTCCCCACTCTGCCCTACCTCATTAGCTCTCTTCCTTCTCATCTCCCTGCAGATTCCATGCAGATTGCTTTCTCACGTTTTTCAGCTCTTTGCTGAAATATTATCTTCTGTGAGGACTTTATTGCTCACCTTATCTAAATTTCAGCTCCCCATGACACTCCTAattcttgctttttctctttctcatcatcCAACATGTGACATATGATATCTACTTATCTGGTTAGTCTGTTTTGTTCTCCAGATGTATTCCCAATGCAAAGGTCAACATCTTACACATTGTAAACTCTCAACAAATATATCTTGagcaaataaatcttaaaattcaccaatgttaaagaaatattatttgcTGGGGGAGTAATGATGACATTATTATTAGGTTTTTAAATGATACATATTGAAATATTGAGAGATGAAATGATATTTGCTTTACAATAATCAAGGCAGAGGGATGAAATGGCATAGGATAAAACATATTTGCCCAATTTTGATAATGTTGAAGCTGGATGAGAGGTACATAGATTTATTAAACCATTATCTTTTTCCATATATTCTAAAATGTcacataaagtttttttaaaatgaaaacaatatctgaaaaaaattataaattgctaAATAAAGGCCATGGAGAAAGACCAGCTGGGTACCCAAACAGGACTTGCACTAATCTGTACAGAAAGGGCCCCATGTGAAAACAGAAAGGTATTTTGGTCTGCCAAGACACCCAGGATAATGTCTGTTTTTCCTTGTCACATCCCTGAAAACCTGTTACTGCCAATCACTGAAAGCTTCTGGGTGTCTCAGCATATGCTCACATTAGCCTTGCCCTGAGAAACTGCTATAAAAGCCAGGTGCTATTTGTCTCATTGCAGTGAGATAAAACAGTTGTCAAGCAAGCTAGAAAATCCTGTCTTGGAGACCAGTATATTCTCTCTGAAGGCAAAATACAGGGAAAGCCTGATTCAATCACAAgcgtacttccaaaagtttgtggaaaaatagatatAAAGATAATGTTAATCTTTCCATAGATCTTTTGAAGATCCCTCGTTGATAACACCTTTTTAAACCTGAAGTCAAACAGGAGCTAATTTCAGGACTGAAATTCATGTAGCATTGAGCTTCAGCATCTGCTACCTGTTGGAAGCAcctgagtttttttttgttttgttttgttttgtttttcaaaatgacgggtaaggggatcttaacccttggcttgttgttgtcaacaccacgctcagccagtgagcgaaccggccatccctatataggatccgaacccatggccttggtgttatcagcaccgcggTCTCATGAGTGAGCCACTGGCCCGCCCTAGCACTTGAGTTTTAATAATCGCTATTGCCTGGGCCCACACTCCATAGACTCCAATTAAATTATTCCTGACTGGGCCTCAggcaaagatatttttataaaagctCCCCCAAGTGACTGTAACATCACATTGAGACTGCTGATTTATaatgaaatcaaattattttagGGGCTCCATGTTATGTGCGCTTTCTTCAGAGAATCTTTTATTCTGTTATGTAAACAACCCAAGCAGTTTGCAAAGCTTCACTCCTGGTGAGAGTTCACAGGCAAGCTGCTTTTATTGATGAGACCAAAAATGACATTAAACTTGGCTCCTTAAACTAGTACTCACGAGAATCACCTGAGGTAAACTTGGCACAATACAAATTCTTACTCTACCCTTGGGTGATGCCTGataatctatatttttaacaagctcccaggtacTTACTATGCTGCCAGTGGGTAGACAACCTCAGTAGCAAGAGTGTAGAAGCCACCAATTTGCTTTGGGTTGTCATCAATAAAATCATTAGATCTGGATGGAGTGCTGTAATCCTttactttttggcagctggccagtaagggatccgtacccttgaccttggtaatGACAACATGCTCTacacaagtgagctaaccagccagcaagTGCTGTAATTTTTCATGAGCCATATAACAGAAACACTaaaagctgcttttttttttctgtatacagatgggGATTAAGGAAATAACTTGGTTTCAAACGATGTCCACATACTCACACCTCCACCTTTCTCAAATGTCAATGCCAAAACCTGAAAACCTTTAGGACTAAATTGCAAAACCACACCTCCTCTATTCACCCGAATCTAAACTTTCGTGGGTGAAAGGAAAAGCCTCACACTTCATTACTTCTTTCAAACTACCTAAATAAGACAATCCATTCGGCCCACACTGGCTAAGTCCAAGCATACCTCAAAACTCCCACCTGAGAAAAGTATGCTTTAAAAGCTTGTGATCTAGCAGTTCCAGGAGACTGCCAGAGTTAAGCAAGTTCATCCGGCTACACATAAAACACACCCTCAACTGAATGTCTCAAATTCAAAACGTTTCTGGAAAACTACACAGTAGTCTAAGGGAATTACCATATAATCGATTGGGTAATTACAGCTGCTTTAGCGAGAAAGTGGGTGGCTCTTAGAAGAGCCTTTGTGTTGGACTAAGAGAAAGCTTTACGCCCTCTCCCCACGGATGCGGCGAGCGAGCTGGATGTCCTTGGGCATGATGGTGACGCGCTTGGCATGGATGGCACACAGGTTGGTGTCCTCAAACAGCCCCACCAGGTAGGCCTCGCAGGCCTCCTGCAGCGCCATCACGGCCGAGCTCTGGAAGCGCAGGTCGGTCTTGAAGTCCTGCGCGATCTCGCGCACCAGGCGCTGGAACGGCAGCTTGCGGATCAGCAGCTCGGTGGACTTCTGATAGCGGCGGATCTCGCGCAGGGCCACGGTGCCGGGCCGGTAGCGGTGGGGCTTCTTGACGCCGCCGGTGGCCGGCGCGCTCTTGCGGGCTGCCTTGGTGGCGAGCTGCTTGCGGGGCGCCTTGCCGCCGGTGGACTTGCGAGCCGTCTGCTTGGTCCGGGCCATCTCCGAGTTAGAAAAAAAACCACAGGGAATTGGCAAGTGAGTCCGGAGAGACTTGCCTTTATATATCCTCAGAAACATCCTGATTGGCTTTGCTGCTTTTCAAATGCCCCGCGCAATGAAACCATTGGCTGAAGAATCAACGACGAGATTGGTGAATTACTGGAGATTCTGATTAGATGAATTACTCCGCCTTCCAATTTCCTCTTTGCTATAGTCTGCGATCCACGGGAGTTAATTTTCTAAAGATTTAATTCCgcgcttctcaaactttaatgtccATAACGATCCACTTGAAGATCTGGAAATATACTAATTTTGATCCAGCAGATGTGTGGTGGGGCAGGAGATTCTGAGGACACCGCTTTGAGAATAGATTTACAATACTtgtattttgtggtttttgttgggtttttcaAGTCCTCTGGACTGCCACTTCCTAGCTCCATTCTGAAATCTTTTACTTATGATAGGATTTCTGGGTGGAGTACCTTGGGACATCACGGCGAAAGCGCCTGGCCGTAAAAGACAGACACACAACAAGGCGCAACAAATGTTAATTGACTTCTGTATGTTCAGAGCTCAAATGACATTTTGCTTCGGTTCGGAATTTGAAATGCCCCGGCTgaagagaaataccgcatattctcacttatttgtgggaacaaataaacaaacggaggaagaagacacaacagttataacaattccttgaacttgtgaaCAGATATGTTGATTGGGGGAGgcgggagaggaagggagaaaaaggaagaattggtaaagtgACACGGAAATCAACTGCACTGTATATTGatgttaaaatttagaaaataaaagcaaaaaataaaactgagtaaCTGACCTGGCTGATTTTAGTTTTAACAACGATCCTATTGCCTTGCCATTTTTCACTGGGTACTAATGACATTCCAGGGTACCACAGGGTAACTTGTTTTCTCTAAAGCCCCCTAGTTCTTTACTGTTGGTTTGACCTAGTGAACACTGGTGAAGGCGCACTGGAGTGAACCTGTCCATCTAAACACTAAGGTTTTGTAAACGCTGCTAAAGCTTGCTTACTCCCAACTATGCTAAAGTATTTACTCcagatattattttgttttttgtttgtgtttttttcgTACTACTTTTCCTAGACCACATTCAAGCAAAGGACGCCTAAATAACAGTACTCAGTTACTTGTATAGTAGTGACCTGAAAAAATTGAAGACCTACAACTGTCTTTAAAGCGCATAGAATGTAAAACCATGACTCTTACAATCAGTTACAAGCTTTTTATGTGAAAATGTGAATGGGTCTTAAAAGAGCCTTTGCATAAAAAGACAGTAACTACACACACTAACATCTCGATTGCTTCACTTTCCCTTGGCCGTGTGGTGACTCTCGGTCTTCTTGACCAACAGCACGGCCTGGATGTTGGGCAGGACCGCCGCCCTGAGCGATGGTCACGCGATCCAGCAACTTGTTGAGCTCCTCGTCGTTGCGGATGGCCAGCTGCAGGTGGCGTGGGATGATGCGCGTCTTCTTGTTGTCGCGGGCCGCGTTGCACGCCAGCTCCAGGGTCTCGGCGATCAGATACTCCAGCACCGCCGACAGGTACACCGGCGCGCCGGCTCCGACCCGTTCGGAATACTTGCCCTTGCGGAGCAGGCGGTGCACACGGCCCACGGGGAACTGCAGCCCGGCCCGGGAAGAGCGGGTCTTGGCCTTGGCGCGAGCCTTGCCGCCTTGCTTTCCGCAGACAATGAAGTATCGaaagaaatgttaagaaaaacCCGATTGATTCTGGCAAGGTGCAAGCAGCTAGGCGATTATACTCTGCAGGAGTTTGATAAAATACCCTAAGCGATTGGCTGAACACAAATTTCAGCCAATCAAAAAGTagggctgggagggaaggggtAGACCTCTTTAATTTAAATAGTGGCTATAGTTGAAAGGTCAAGTTATTTAAGGTTGAGCTAGGGAAGAGCCAATGAGAGTTCGGAATAAAGAAATAGCCTATCAGGTAGTAAGATACTGAAGAACCAATCAGAAATCAGAACTTGCCATCCCTAATTTGCATGTCGATCGCATAAATAGTAAGTTCATTTGTTCTCTTGAGAACATTGCTTCCCATCATTTAGAACTGCTGTCTTTGTCTTCAATATGCCGGAACCAGCCAAGTCCGCTCCGGCCCCGAAAAAGGGCTCCAAGAAGGCGGTGACCAAGGCGCAGAAAAAGGACGGCAAGAAGCGCAAGCGCAGCCGCAAGGAGAGCTACTCCGTGTACGTGTACAAGGTGCTGAAGCAGGTCCACCCCGACACCGGCATCTCGTCCAAGGCCATGGGCATCATGAACTCCTTCGTGAACGACATCTTCGAGCGCATCGCGGGGGAGGCGTCGCGGCTGGCGCATTACAACAAGCGCTCGACCATCACCTCCAGGGAGATCCAGACGGCCGTGCGCCTGCTGCTGCCCGGGGAGCTGGCCAAGCACGCCGTGTCCGAGGGCACCAAGGCCGTCACCAAGTACACCAGCTCCAAGTAAATTTATCAAGTACGTAAAAGCGCCAACGACCCAAAGGCTCTTTTAAGAGCCACCCACGTGGTCCTTTGAAGATCTGTAACTCTAGATTTACTGAATAAGAAGACTAGGGCTTTATTAAAATGTCGCGATATATTGCTTCTTACCCTATAGTTTGTGATGTACGTAATTGTATCACGCGCCTTCCCCTGGCTATTCTGAATGG encodes the following:
- the LOC134377729 gene encoding histone H2B type 1-C/E/F/G/I, with the translated sequence MPEPAKSAPAPKKGSKKAVTKAQKKDGKKRKRSRKESYSVYVYKVLKQVHPDTGISSKAMGIMNSFVNDIFERIAGEASRLAHYNKRSTITSREIQTAVRLLLPGELAKHAVSEGTKAVTKYTSSK